In Gemmatimonadaceae bacterium, a single genomic region encodes these proteins:
- a CDS encoding DsbA family protein: MVKQTPGKGKRQPQQTKNSTRVFYLALAIVAVAGIGALTWMSKRPEARDASPFDSTLPKVQSNGYVIGSTAAPIEVIEFGDFECPQCARFASLTEPDVRTRLVDKGIVRFRFIDFPLSMHRNTWPASRAAACADEQGKFWEMHDALFQAQDQWNGETTSSPNDVFKGLAKQIGLNQQQFDQCVDTKTTQAKVQAHEELAIQQHINATPSFIIGGKIQEGALTYDEFKSLVDAALAKSGSPMAVPTDSSRQPGGKKAPTKR, from the coding sequence GTGGTGAAGCAGACGCCTGGCAAGGGCAAGCGCCAGCCACAACAGACAAAGAACTCGACGCGCGTCTTCTATCTGGCGCTCGCTATAGTGGCCGTCGCCGGCATCGGCGCGCTGACGTGGATGTCAAAGCGGCCCGAGGCTCGTGACGCGAGTCCATTTGACAGCACGCTGCCGAAGGTCCAGTCGAACGGTTACGTCATAGGGTCCACGGCGGCTCCGATCGAGGTGATCGAGTTCGGCGACTTCGAGTGTCCACAGTGCGCTCGCTTCGCGAGCCTCACGGAGCCCGACGTGCGCACCCGTCTCGTCGACAAGGGAATCGTCCGATTCCGCTTCATCGACTTTCCGCTCTCGATGCACCGGAACACCTGGCCGGCTTCGCGGGCGGCTGCGTGCGCCGACGAGCAGGGGAAGTTCTGGGAGATGCACGACGCGCTCTTCCAGGCGCAGGATCAATGGAACGGGGAAACGACGAGCAGCCCTAACGACGTCTTCAAGGGCCTCGCGAAGCAGATCGGCTTGAACCAGCAGCAATTCGATCAGTGCGTCGACACCAAGACGACGCAGGCGAAGGTTCAGGCGCACGAAGAGTTGGCGATCCAGCAGCACATCAACGCGACGCCCAGCTTCATCATCGGCGGCAAGATTCAGGAGGGCGCGCTCACGTACGACGAGTTCAAGTCGCTCGTCGACGCGGCGCTCGCGAAGTCGGGCTCGCCAATGGCAGTTCCGACCGACAGTTCGAGGCAGCCAGGCGGGAAGAAAGCCCCAACCAAGCGTTAG
- a CDS encoding alpha/beta hydrolase, which translates to MHVERYGHGGAAVLLVHGFGTCSFLWRNVAPEFALANRTAFAVDLFGYGESDRPFDADFGIAAQSEYLDRALTALRVARATVVGVDLGAAVALRLAATRPERVERMVLVNPIAYDNVPAEDVKELQKNTGRYVFRISRGILGAAPLMRDLLTQSVADPAHMPDKLVARYLAPYVGSEGLSHLQILARSIDAEDLDEIELSQIDQPTLIVWGEQDRFLPPHGRDMPAPERLAEEIPGCRLVRLPTIGRLVPEESPETLVNLVLEFDGASVA; encoded by the coding sequence ATGCATGTGGAGCGCTACGGACATGGCGGCGCCGCCGTTCTTCTCGTTCACGGATTCGGCACCTGCAGCTTTCTCTGGCGGAACGTTGCGCCTGAGTTTGCGCTCGCCAATCGTACTGCCTTCGCCGTCGATTTGTTTGGCTACGGCGAATCCGACCGACCATTCGATGCCGACTTCGGCATTGCGGCGCAGTCGGAGTATCTCGATCGCGCGCTCACGGCCTTGCGCGTCGCGCGTGCGACCGTCGTCGGCGTCGACCTCGGCGCCGCCGTTGCGCTTCGGCTCGCCGCCACGAGACCGGAGCGCGTCGAACGCATGGTACTCGTGAACCCGATCGCGTACGACAATGTTCCGGCCGAGGATGTCAAGGAACTCCAGAAAAACACCGGTCGTTATGTGTTTCGCATTTCGCGCGGCATTCTCGGCGCCGCGCCGCTGATGCGTGATCTGCTCACGCAGAGCGTGGCCGATCCCGCGCATATGCCCGACAAGCTCGTCGCTCGGTATCTCGCGCCGTATGTCGGAAGCGAGGGACTCAGTCATCTGCAGATTCTCGCGCGCTCGATCGATGCGGAGGATCTCGATGAGATCGAGCTCTCGCAGATCGATCAGCCAACGCTCATCGTGTGGGGAGAACAGGATCGCTTTCTTCCTCCGCACGGACGTGACATGCCGGCGCCCGAGCGACTCGCGGAGGAAATTCCCGGCTGCCGATTGGTACGGCTGCCAACGATCGGTCGATTAGTCCCCGAAGAGTCGCCCGAAACGCTCGTCAATCTCGTGCTGGAGTTCGATGGTGCGAGCGTCGCATGA
- a CDS encoding S-adenosylmethionine decarboxylase has protein sequence MSRDYQHIVADFVGVPSNQLADRAMIGGLVVAAASAAGMNAAGLPAMRERKAGGLTAALLHDDCHITVHAVPERELLLVDVLAPRTIDASRAIDVFARRLTARTVHRDARDRA, from the coding sequence TTGTCTCGCGACTACCAGCACATCGTCGCCGATTTTGTCGGCGTGCCGTCGAATCAATTGGCCGATCGCGCAATGATCGGCGGCCTGGTCGTCGCCGCTGCGAGCGCGGCCGGAATGAACGCCGCTGGCCTGCCGGCGATGCGCGAAAGGAAGGCCGGCGGGCTCACCGCGGCGCTCTTGCACGACGATTGCCACATCACGGTGCATGCGGTCCCTGAGCGGGAGTTGCTGTTGGTGGACGTCCTTGCGCCCCGCACGATCGATGCATCGCGAGCGATCGACGTGTTCGCGCGCCGACTGACCGCGCGCACCGTCCATCGCGATGCGCGTGATCGCGCTTAG